The following proteins are co-located in the Apium graveolens cultivar Ventura chromosome 5, ASM990537v1, whole genome shotgun sequence genome:
- the LOC141660916 gene encoding uncharacterized protein LOC141660916 → MFKSSSTAELLTWHSNQRIHDGQMRHPADSPSWRNIDYRWPAFGSEPRNLRLALSADGINPHNNGLTNRYSCWPVVLVTYNLPPWLCMKRKFMMLTILVSGPHEPGNNLDVFLQPLVDDLKKLWEEGEPNVYDAFTKTFFTLRATLLWTINDFPAYGNLSGCVNKGYLGCPVCGDDTVANYLPYSRKICYQGHRRYLPRHHPYRKKKAAFNGQQEFGQPRQPLSGQEVLAQQEKIKFSYGKEVKKSKKVDCAWKKKSVFFELEYWKFHHVRHCLDIMHIEKNVCDSLVGTLLNLKHKSKDSEASRLDMMEMGVRTDLAPEVGEKRTYLPPSSFTLTKAEKRKVLKSLSSMKLPYGHSSNIRNCVSMADLKIFGMKSHDCHVLLQQLLPVAIRSVLPKNVRVSIIRLCFSFNTLCNKIVDVSKLDKLQADVVLTLCELEKIFPPSFFDIMIHLIVHLVRELRLCGPVFYRWMYPFERFNKVLKSYVRNRYFPEGCIAEAYLKEESVEFCAEFSRNSLTTAGLPKDQGKLSGPLSAATVKSVEEKERDEAHLHVLLNNSEVFPYVK, encoded by the coding sequence ATGTTTAAATCTTCTTCGACAGCTGAGTTGTTGACATGGCATTCcaaccaaagaattcatgatgGCCAGATGCGCCACCCTGCCGACTCTCCTTCTTGGCGGAATATCGATTACAGGTGGCCTGCCTTCGGAAGTGAGCCAAGAAATCTTCGACTAGCTTTGTCGGCTGATGGTATTAACCCACATAACAATGGGCTGACTAATCGGTATTCTTGTTGGCCGGTAGTATTGGTAACATATAATCTTCCTCCGTGGTTATGTATGAAGAGGAAATTTATGATGTTAACTATATTGGTCTCCGGTCCACATGAACCAGGTAACAACCTTGATGTGTTCTTACAACCGTTAGTTGATGATTTGAAAAAGCTTTGGGAAGAAGGTGAACCGAATGTATACGATGCCTTCACAAAAACTTTTTTCACTTTAAGGGCGACTTTGTTATGGACGATTAACGATTTCCCGGCATATGGTAATTTGTCTGGTTGTGTCAACAAGGGTTATTTGGGTTGTCCAGTGTGTGGTGATGATACCGTTGCTAACTATTTACCTTATAGTAGGAAAATATGTTACCAAGGTCATCGTCGGTATTTGCCTAGGCATCATCCATACAGGAAGAAGAAGGCAGCCTTTAATGGTCAACAAGAGTTTGGACAGCCAAGGCAACCCCTTTCCGGACAAGAGGTGTTGGCACAacaagaaaaaattaaattttcttATGGAAAGGAAGTAAAGAAGTCGAAGAAGGTGGACTGTGCTTGGAAGAAGAAGTCAGTATTTTTTGAGTTGGAATACTGGAAATTCCATCACGTTCGTCACTGCCTCGATATTATGCATATTGAGAAAAATGTGTGCGATAGTCTAGTTGGGACGTTACTGAATTTAAAACACAAGTCCAAAGATAGTGAGGCATCTCGGCTAGATATGATGGAAATGGGGGTTAGAACTGATTTAGCTCCAGAAGTAGGAGAAAAAAGAACTTATCTGCCTCCTTCTAGTTTTACTCTAACAAAAGCTGAAAAAAGAAAAGTGTTGAAATCACTCTCATCAATGAAGTTGCCATATGGGCATTCCTCAAACATCAGAAATTGTGTATCCATGGCAGATTTAAAGATATTTGGGATGAAGTCTCACGACTGCCATGTACTCCTTCAACAATTACTCCCGGTCGCAATTCGTTCTGTACTTCCGAAGAATGTTAGAGTTAGCATAATAAGACTCTGCTTCTCTTTCAACACTTTGTGCAACAAAATTGTTGACGTATCAAAACTTGATAAATTGCAAGCTGATGTGGTATTAACCTTATGTGAGCTCGAAAAAATATTTCCGCCTTCTTTTTTTGATATAATGATACATCTAATAGTACACCTGGTCAGGGAATTGCGTTTATGTGGACCAGTTTTCTATAGATGGATGTATCCATTTGAGCGTTTTAATAAAGTGTTGAAAAGTTACGTGCGAAACCGTTATTTTCCAGAAGGTTGTATAGCCGAAGCATACTTGAAAGAAGAATCTGTAGAATTTTGCGCTGAGTTTTCTAGAAATAGTTTGACAACTGCCGGACTTCCGAAGGACCAAGGCAaactttctggtccattatcggCTGCAACAGTTAAATCTGTTGAAGAGAAAGAACGAGATGAGGCGCATTTACACGTCCTCTTAAACAACAGTGAAGTGTTTCCATATGTTAAGTAA